Proteins encoded by one window of Candidatus Mesenet endosymbiont of Phosphuga atrata:
- the surE gene encoding 5'/3'-nucleotidase SurE, with the protein MKVLLTNDDGFGSAGITLLYEIVSELKFVSEIWIVAPSVDMSGCSRSLSLRKPIQVNCLGERKYTVDGTPAECVILALNRIMDKKPDLILSGINHGLNVGNDVSYSGTIAAAMEGATSLIPSIALSQMYSSDRSKIKWESAKNFAPNIISKLVATGWSKSTVINVNFPAEEVLGIRFIEQGQYKMDSNASCIESIGDNNSYVIRGDRVLIGSGDVDIVSKGFITITPLKLDFTDYDSLRVIENAFEKSQMYNHK; encoded by the coding sequence ATGAAAGTTTTACTCACTAATGATGACGGTTTTGGCAGTGCTGGGATAACCTTATTATATGAGATAGTATCTGAGCTAAAATTTGTTTCAGAGATATGGATAGTAGCTCCAAGCGTTGATATGAGCGGCTGCAGTCGTTCTTTAAGTCTAAGAAAGCCAATACAAGTTAATTGTTTGGGAGAGAGAAAATATACTGTAGATGGTACGCCTGCAGAATGTGTAATTCTTGCACTCAACAGAATTATGGATAAAAAACCAGATCTAATTTTATCTGGTATAAATCATGGATTAAATGTTGGTAATGATGTTAGCTATTCTGGCACTATTGCTGCTGCTATGGAAGGTGCAACATCTTTAATTCCATCTATTGCTTTAAGTCAAATGTATAGCAGTGACCGTTCTAAAATAAAATGGGAGTCTGCAAAAAATTTTGCACCTAATATTATAAGTAAATTAGTAGCTACTGGTTGGTCTAAAAGTACAGTAATTAACGTTAATTTCCCTGCAGAAGAAGTGCTGGGAATAAGATTTATCGAACAAGGACAGTACAAAATGGATAGTAATGCAAGTTGTATAGAAAGTATTGGTGATAACAATTCGTATGTTATACGCGGAGATCGTGTGCTCATAGGTAGTGGTGATGTAGATATAGTAAGCAAAGGCTTTATTACTATAACCCCATTAAAGCTAGATTTTACCGATTATGATAGCTTAAGAGTTATTGAAAATGCATTTGAAAAATCGCAAATGTATAATCATAAATAG
- a CDS encoding phage portal protein, whose amino-acid sequence MVEFNILNILKKKSRIPHFYSALQVITEPSWSGRSYFSFAEEGYVKNVIAFRAIHMIATAVASIPLILNHITNDGKSQIKSHPLLKLLNTPNPTLSKSEFIEGIVTYRLISGNSYILMIESQNSKNAVPKELYLLRPDRVEIIPDKGNIPYIYRYKVGSSSYNFKVDKLTGCSNILHLKTFNPLNDLYGLSPIEAAAYSIDQHNQAGAWNQAMLQNGARPSGALIVQSAKDGSGGHLSSEQYMRLKEQIESYYTGSKNVGRPILLEGGLDWKEMSLSPKDMDFIKSKNSSARDIALAFGVPPQLLGIPGDNTYSNLIEARLSLWEQTILPTLENIIGHFNSWLVPKFGNDLCLSYDKDAIEILIEKRQKLWQYVQNASFMTLNEKREAFGLPKIPGGDVIDK is encoded by the coding sequence ATGGTAGAATTTAATATACTTAACATCCTAAAGAAAAAAAGTAGAATTCCTCATTTTTATTCTGCATTGCAAGTAATTACCGAACCTTCCTGGAGTGGACGTAGTTATTTTAGTTTTGCTGAAGAGGGATATGTTAAAAACGTAATTGCTTTTCGAGCAATACATATGATTGCAACTGCTGTGGCTTCAATTCCACTTATTTTAAACCACATAACAAACGATGGAAAATCCCAAATTAAATCTCACCCTTTACTTAAATTACTAAATACCCCAAATCCTACGCTTTCTAAATCAGAATTTATTGAAGGTATTGTGACTTATAGATTAATTAGCGGCAACTCATACATATTGATGATTGAATCACAAAATAGTAAAAATGCTGTTCCCAAGGAATTGTATCTACTACGTCCAGATAGAGTAGAGATAATACCTGATAAAGGCAATATACCATATATTTACCGATATAAAGTAGGAAGCAGTAGCTATAACTTTAAAGTGGACAAATTAACTGGTTGTTCAAATATATTGCATCTTAAAACGTTTAATCCCTTAAATGATTTGTATGGGCTATCACCTATTGAAGCTGCAGCATATAGTATAGATCAGCATAATCAAGCTGGAGCTTGGAATCAGGCAATGCTACAAAATGGGGCAAGACCGAGTGGTGCATTAATTGTGCAATCTGCGAAAGATGGCAGTGGTGGACATTTAAGTTCTGAACAGTACATGCGTCTTAAAGAACAAATAGAATCGTATTATACAGGTTCAAAGAATGTAGGAAGACCAATTCTGCTAGAAGGAGGGTTAGATTGGAAGGAAATGAGTTTATCACCAAAAGATATGGATTTCATTAAATCCAAAAATAGCTCAGCTCGTGATATTGCGCTAGCATTTGGGGTACCACCACAGCTACTTGGAATTCCGGGAGATAACACCTATAGCAACCTAATTGAGGCTCGCTTATCCTTATGGGAACAAACGATACTGCCAACGCTTGAGAATATTATTGGTCACTTTAATTCATGGTTGGTACCTAAATTTGGTAATGATCTTTGTTTATCATATGATAAAGACGCAATAGAAATATTGATAGAGAAAAGACAGAAACTCTGGCAGTATGTACAAAATGCAAGTTTTATGACCCTTAATGAAAAGAGAGAGGCATTTGGTTTACCCAAAATACCAGGTGGTGACGTTATAGATAAATGA